In a genomic window of Variovorax paradoxus:
- the arsH gene encoding arsenical resistance protein ArsH: MRKASVSSSPDLPNLDAEAFRLPDPRHLWPVERSTHAPRILLLYGSVRERSYSRLLTEEAERLLRALGAQTRVFDPRGLPLPDSEPEDHPKVQELRALAQWSEGMVWCSPERHGAMTGIMKAQLDWIPLSVGSVRPTQGKTLAVMEVSGGSQSFNAVNQLRVLGRWMRMITIPNQSSVAKAYLEFDEAGRMKPSPYYDRVVDVMEELVKFTLLTRDCAGHLVDRYSERRESAEALSRRVNLRSI, translated from the coding sequence ATGCGAAAGGCCAGCGTGTCGTCAAGCCCTGACCTGCCGAACCTGGATGCGGAGGCCTTCCGGCTCCCGGACCCACGGCACCTGTGGCCCGTCGAGCGTTCGACGCATGCGCCGCGCATCCTGCTGCTCTATGGCTCGGTCCGCGAGCGTTCGTACAGTCGCCTGCTGACCGAAGAGGCCGAGCGGCTGCTGCGCGCGCTGGGCGCGCAGACCCGCGTCTTCGATCCGCGCGGCCTGCCGCTGCCCGACAGCGAACCCGAGGACCATCCGAAGGTGCAGGAGCTGCGCGCGCTCGCGCAGTGGTCCGAAGGCATGGTCTGGTGCTCGCCGGAGCGTCATGGCGCGATGACCGGCATCATGAAGGCGCAGCTCGACTGGATCCCGCTGTCGGTCGGCTCCGTGCGGCCGACCCAGGGCAAGACGCTGGCCGTCATGGAGGTCTCGGGCGGCTCGCAGTCCTTCAATGCGGTGAACCAGCTGCGCGTGCTCGGGCGCTGGATGCGCATGATCACCATCCCGAACCAGTCCTCGGTGGCGAAGGCCTACCTCGAGTTCGACGAAGCGGGACGCATGAAGCCCTCGCCGTACTACGACCGCGTGGTCGACGTCATGGAGGAACTGGTCAAGTTCACGCTGCTGACGCGCGACTGCGCCGGCCATCTGGTCGACCGCTACAGCGAGCGGCGCGAGAGCGCCGAGGCCTTGTCGCGGCGCGTGAACCTGCGAAGCATCTAG